One Setaria italica strain Yugu1 chromosome II, Setaria_italica_v2.0, whole genome shotgun sequence DNA segment encodes these proteins:
- the LOC101772887 gene encoding RING-H2 finger protein ATL70-like: protein MNAPPGDGGGGSAHGIFGASGISGFGYGVGVSVGILLVVSTIALAVYFCTRTSMPVAAAAGGGGGFAPGPHRSGEGDVERGIDEATLETFPAVAYAEARKATPAAQQQQACCPVCLDSYGDGDVVRVLPDCGHLFHRACVDPWLRQRPTCPVCRTSPMPSPMPTPLAEVTPLALARQS from the coding sequence ATGAACGCGCCgccgggcgacggcggcggcggcagcgcgcacGGCATCTTCGGGGCGAGCGGCATCAGCGGGTTCGGCTACGGCGTGGGCGTCTccgtcggcatcctcctcgtcGTCTCCACCATCGCGCTCGCCGTCTACTTCTGCACCCGCACCTCcatgcccgtcgccgccgcagccggaggaggcggcggcttcgcGCCCGGGCCGCATCGCTCCGGCGAGGGCGACGTCGAGCGGGGCATCGACGAGGCCACGCTCGAGACGTTCCCGGCGGTGGCGTACGCGGAGGCGAGGAAGGCGACGCCggcagcgcagcagcagcaggcgtgCTGCCCCGTCTGCCTCGACAgctacggcgacggcgacgtggtCCGGGTGCTCCCCGACTGCGGCCACCTGTTCCACCGCGCCTGCGTCGACCCGTGGCTCCGGCAGCGGCCCACGTGCCCCGTCTGCCGGACCTCGCCGATGCCGAGCCCCATGCCCACGCCGCTCGCCGAGGTCACGCCGCTCGCCTTAGCAAGGCAGTCCTGA
- the LOC101772483 gene encoding probable receptor-like protein kinase At1g49730, whose protein sequence is MGVCLRRRLCLGGGTRTLPFVRRFTPREIEAATKGFTAVLEAGGPRGAATAYRARFAGGLVATVRRAAGSGRSRDDEQQGSGGGKAAFYLELQLLARLNHRHVVRLRGFAEAHHARFLVFDHMENRSLKECLHDPLRTPLDWRTRLQVAIDIAAALEYLYYFCDPPVFHVAVNSGNVLMDANFVAKLSDVSVISHDMKLPTTESFQDQVEERRAGLVFQYGVLVLELVTGQSPGGDGELVRWVQEPGFAGSMHRMVDADLGGVYDARELRDLVIVARLCTRHGHGGDDGGAVVSIPQIVRYLQGKVERLGVEASCG, encoded by the exons ATGGGGGtttgcctccgccgccgcctctgcctaGGAGGCGGCACGC GCACCCTGCCGTTCGTGAGGAGGTTCACGCCCAGGGAGATCGAGGCGGCCACCAAAGGCTTCACCGCGGTGCTCGAGGCCGGCGGGccccgcggcgcggcgacggcgtacAGGGCGCGGttcgccggcggcctcgtcgccaccgtcaggcgcgccgccggctccggccgCTCCCGGGACGACGAGCagcaggggagcggcggcgggaaggcCGCCTTCTACctggagctgcagctgctggcgCGCCTCAACCACCGCCACGTCGTCAGGCTCCGCGGCTTCGCCGAGGCCCACCACGCCAG GTTCCTGGTCTTCGATCACATGGAGAACAGGAGCCTGAAAGAGTGCCTCCACG ATCCTCTCAGGACGCCGTTGGACTGGCGGACAAGGTTGCAGGTCGCCATTGATATTGCAGCAGCACTG GAATACCTCTACTACTTCTGCGATCCCCCGGTGTTCCATGTGGCCGTCAACTCCGGCAACGTGCTCATGGACGCCAACTTCGTCGCCAAG CTATCCGACGTGAGTGTGATCAGCCACGACATGAAGCTCCCAACAACAGAATCCTTCCAAG ACCAGGTTGAGGAGAGGCGGGCGGGGCTGGTGTTCCAGTACGGCGTGCTGGTGCTGGAGCTGGTGACGGGGCAGTcccccggcggcgacggcgagctcgtGCGGTGGGTGCAGGAGCCCGGGTTCGCCGGCTCCATGCACAGGATGGTGGACGCCGACCTCGGCGGCGTCTACGACGCCAGGGAGCTCAGGGACCTCGTCATCGTCGCGAGGCTCTGCACCAGGCACGGGCACGGTGGCGACGACGGTGGCGCCGTCGTCTCCATTCCCCAGATCGTCAGGTACTTGCAGGGGAAGGTCGAGCGGCTTGGGGTCGAAGCCAGTTGCGGATAA